From Manihot esculenta cultivar AM560-2 chromosome 18, M.esculenta_v8, whole genome shotgun sequence:
CCTGTGAACTCTTCATCCTCGCCATTAGCATTTCTCATGGCGTATTCTCTTGCTCTCCCCTCTGTTTCTCTCAAAAACCTATCTTTTACTGCCTCCGATTCCCTCACTGGATGCCACAGGAATGGAATTCGTGGTTTTGGTGTCGAAAATCTGACTGGATCTAGATTGTTTATGAGTTTATCTGTTGGAACTCAAACCATTGGTGTTGTTGATGACTCATTGTTCGCCGATTACAAGGCTAACTTTGCTTTTCTATTTCCTGGTCAGGTCAGTACTTGCTAATGCCAATTTTCATGTATATACTGATATTTTTCTTCTAATCTACTTGTTTCACTTTTTTTTAGAAGTTAATGAAATTGAAGTGGCATGGGTTGAATTATGTTGATATTGCTTGTGAAGCAATTTTTTTCAGTTGTTGGAATAGAAGATATCATTGGGTTTGCTTAATTTGgttaaattgaaaaatcatgCTTGCGAATTTCTATTATTAGTTTTGCATACCTTCAGATGGGGTTGGATATTCGAATTCTTTGTTTGAAACTTGAAACGTTTATAAGCAATCAAAGATTCTCTTTTGTTTTCAGAATGCATGCTAGCTAAGGAACTTCATTGTAAGGCACTGGATGATAGGTTATACAAGGAGTAACAAAATGGGGGGGGGGGTGTTTCCTGCCTGTTCCCGACCTCATTTGCGACTGGAAATGAAAGAGATAAGAAGAACATTTCATATTTTAGTGCACGGGTAGAATTTGAAACGTCCCTCGGAATTGAAAGGGACAAGGGTCTTGCGTCTTAAATTCATATCAGTTGCCTTGCAAGCAATCAAGCTTGTACCCCTGCTTGGGTTTATCCTTGGGGGAGTTATTTGTTTGATGAATAATAGCTTTATTTACGTACAACTCAAAGGAACTTAAAAAACTTTACTCGTGCAATTGAAATTTAGCACAATTATGCTTTATGCAATGCTGCTTTGTCATTGAAATCATGCTATTGTATGtttattgtatttatttttaaattttcatttttgctcTCAATTCTGTTAGGGTGCACAAGCGGTTGGAATGGGAAAGGAGGCTCAAAGTGTTCCAGCTGCAGCTGACTTATTCCAGAAAGCGAATGATATATTggggtaaaattttttatttacttaacATATTGCTCTTTAGTTGTGATTTCATGTTGCACTTCAACTAAAACTTCAGCCTAGAGTCTAATCCTCTCTTGTATATAATCTTCATGGGTGATATCATTGTAGCTGTTGCATGCAGGTATGATCTTCTAGAGCTCTGTACCAATGGTCCAAAAGAGAAGCTGGATTCGACTGTGATAAGCCAGGTACTGTCTGGTACAGACCTGCAACTTATGCCTTTtacttaattttgattttaagtgGAGACAAGCTTATGTACAACGCATATGATTTTGAAGAGGCTCAAATCCAAGGAAGAAATGGCAAATAATCTTCTAACATGTTATGATTCCTGTGTCAGTCTACCAATTAGCTTGAGCAGTTGATCTATCTATGAAACTTTCTTAAAACTGTTTTTTTCCCTCTTCTGTAAGCAAAGAAATCGTGTTatctataaacaaataaaaaaaaattggtttGCTTAATGATAATTACTAACTAAGTTTAGTTTGTTGTGTATACCAAATTagaattgtatttttattaaattaattacttgttattaattttattactgttattattattaattacaaatttgtatatgcatagaaaaagaataaagaacTCTAGCAAAGGTaagtttttcctttttattttatagaaatagTAAAAAAGATGGTTTTACCCCATCCTTTCTATATACAATTCCAATAACATAAATAGGTGCCAACAATTCGTTATGGAACAAAGGACTCACTTGAACTAGGATCAGTAACTAATACTAGTCAAATACACAGAATAGAAAATcgtaataaaatgaaaaagaattgtatTTTGTATAAACTTCCCCCTGTTTTGTTGCTACTACATGAATCACTCGGTCATCTCTGCTATATATTGATTATGGCCTAGAGACCTCGAAAAATAGACAAAATCCATTTTCTTAGGAACACATACAAGATTCGTCACTGCAAAAAGGATAATGTTAAGCCCACCATTACCTATTTCATTTATTAACTATGTAAATTTCATTGTAATAGAACTAAAATACATATATGTTCCACCGAGACATAACTTGTAACTTGCTTTGCACTTGTCTTTCAGGCAGTTATCTACAATCCCTCATCTCTTttcctttatatattttttttttatgttcactTGCAGACCCTTTTTAGCCAATTGATCTTTAAGAgcatcttttattatttttatcatacttCATAGGTTCATTACTTAAAGTTATAGGTGAAAGAAATTATTTACTGTTTTTTGGAAAGATATTTCCAGTGCATGATATCTGATTTTTCCATTCTGCAGCCTGCTATTTATGTCACCAGCCTAGCTGCAGTTGAGGTGCTCCGAGTTCGTGATGGAGGCCAGCAGATAATTGATTCTGTTGATGTCACATGTGGTCTCAGCTTGGGGGAGTATACTGCACTAGCATTTGCTGGAGCTTTTAGGTGAGTATctaactaaattttaaagttcACAACTACTTTGATTAATTGAGTCTGTTAATGGGACCAGCTTTGAATATATGAATTTgcaaaatttagtttttaagcTTGTTATCCCATTGGATCAATCTTCTTTTACGTTTAAATAATTTAGCGAGACAAGCATGTCTATTAGAGAACGGAAATCAACATGATTACTCAGTTATAATCTGGTTAAATTTGATTACCTCATTTGGTTCACCCTTAGGTTGCTTCTCAGGTCTCATGCTGACTATTTATACGCCAGCTTTGGTCAGTCAAACCTGATGTTCAGTTGGTGCatcatattttttcttttcaagtaGAAGTTGAATATGCCACATAAACAGCATATGGTCGAATGATCCCGTCTTTTTTGTGTAACCATTTTTTCTTACTTGGTGTCTcctttccttcttctttttctttcttgttttcttttcttttttttttttttttttttttttttttgatattattGTTAGCTTTGAGGATGGACTCAAGCTGGTCAAACTGAGGGGTGAAGCCATGCAGGTAAATTATCAATAGCTGGTTAACGGATGGAAATCTATCATGGTATTTTGCAGTTTCTGACGTTCcatagtaattaatttttttatgaaactgCCTTCAGGAAGCTGCTGATGCTGCAAAAAGTGCCATGGTCAGTGTAATTGGACTGGACTCTGACAAAGTGCAACAGTTGTGTGATGCAGCCAATCAAGACGTTGATGAAGCCAATAAAGTTCAGATTGCAAATTACCTATGTCCTGTGAGGTTCTTTGGCACCCAGCTCTATTAGTATTTGCATGTACTGACACAGAGGTTTAACAAATTTTACTTCTGTAGGGAAATTATGCTGTATCTGGAGGTGTGAAGGGAGTGGAAGCAGTAGAAGCCAAGGCAAAGTCATTTAAAGCTCGAATGACGGTAATTCTCTCCtaatttttatacatatatctatatgtatatatattcaaTATAACTACCAATAACATTATATTCCATTTATCTAGGTGCGACTAGCTGTTGCTGGTGCCTTCCATACAAGTTTCATGGAACCAGCTGTATCGAGATTGGAAGCTGCATTGGCAGCAACAGCCATTAAACCTCCAAGAATACCAGTTATATCCAATGTTGATGCTCATCCGCATGCAGATCCTGCCACAATCAAAAAGATATTAGCACGCCAGGTAAGCTACTCAAGAACTTCTCTCTCTCCATTAAGATAACTGAATTATTTATTGaatccaaaatttaaaattgtagGTGACTTCTCCTGTTCAATGGGAAACAACAGTCAAGACCCTTTTAACCAAAGGGCTGAAGAAGGGTTATGAATTAGGACCTGGAAAGGTATAATGTGTTCTTGATGCTTGAATTGGAAATGTAGAGCAGCAATAAGTTCGTTCATTCTATTGCTCAAAGTTTATATGGAATTATTTTGTCAGGTTATTGCTGGCATTGTCAAGAGAATGGACAAAGGTGCTGAAATTGAGAATGTTGGTGCTTGAGGGGGTAGCCTGAAGTGTGCCTGAGGCCTGAAATCGGGAACCATATGTTGTTGAATGCAGCAGCTTTATCATATATGGTGCATAGGGAGCAAAGACATTTGGagcttaatttataaaaatcagcACATCAGGAGTTAGATTATTAGCACGCCTGTCGTCTGAAATAATACTAGTTGTATCTGTAGAGTCTTCTTCTCTATGAGCATTTGGAATTAGATAAGAGCAATTTTGTGAACTTTCATTGAATAGAACTTTTCATTTATCAATTTCTTTTTTGACGGGACcttttattttacaatttatcgtATTTTCATATGGATAATCAATTTTGCTCTGCGCAAGTAGCGTAGGGAGCTgtctatttctttctttttctttttctttttcttttttattttgggTTGAACTGCAAATGATATGCATCAAACCTGCCCTATGGGCATCAAAAAACAAGAAAGCAGAGAGCTCTTGGGATGGCTCTCATCCAGCAACAATCTAAAACCCCAGTGCTTGCATGTTTAGTACAAAGTCTTCTTCTCTATGAATAATGTTAGTTGCTTGCATTTTGAGAGCTACTTTCATGGCTTTCAAATGAGAAAAGGCTTCTCCTCATAGAGGTGGCATCCACAAGGCTACCTTGGAAATTTCTGACACCTGCTGTCCACTTCATCATGCTCAACTTCAAACCCAATGGGGAATCTCTCTGCAACTTGTAAGCAGGTTTTGTCAGTTAGTGcaaattttttaatagtatCCCTTAAAGGGACGGAAGTAGGAGGAAATGCGAATTTTTGGCCTCTCAACCCTTTTAAAAATGttgattaataaatatataataaaaataatttattttaggtGTTAAGTCTTTTGAAATAtgcaatttaaaatattaacgttttaatttttttttaaaaaaatattatggtattcttttaatatataattttttaaatcatatcCAAAAGAATTTTCAGATCTTGTCTCCGTTTGCTACGATGGGTTTAAGTATTGagtctattttttaaatacaaaagcGTTAGCCGAGAAAAGGCGTTTGGACTTTTAACTACATCTCCCCAATGGCAAGCACAGCCGTAGAATATGGCTATATTCAATATTATCCTTATACTAGACATGCGGgcattaattctttttttatattattattatatttctttttataaattcaCTCCGATTATTAGGAAGactaaatatatatttcaaatttaaaattattaatcgaaaaaaaataaattataatattttattttatttttaaaatttacaataatataaaaaaattcacataataaaatatttaattttattgatatatcttattttatatattgattAAATATGTAACTTATTACCTGCTGACAAATAAGATAATTGTGGAAGAGAATTAGAAATTCAACGAATAGACAtgatttctaattttaaaataaaaaatttaaaaatttcatatattaatCGAGTATAAATTCATGCATCATCAaacttaattatattaaaaaaattaaagattttagcACTTactatcatatattattaattttgaataacATATTCTGTTTAAGGAatcatattcttttaaaaaaaattcattaagcTCCAACATTGATGGATGCGGTGGTGGTGATGGCAGTAGTAATGGTGGGAAGGAAAAGAATCACCTGATTTATCATATTACCTTTTTAAGTATATCACTTTCTTGAGTGATAAAATCTAGTATATCAATTATGTTAAACAAACACTATTTTATAATAGCATGAAAAGTTTCACAACAATTATAGTCTAAATATATTTCACTGTCGATGAAGAATGGAATGATCTCCCCAGAATATACGTCAAATTTCTATTTATCCATATCTATCCAAGATAGTTGAGTTGCCTAGTGAAGTTGTGCAGTTATACATCCCATACTAAATGTTAAgagaacaataaaaaagaaaagtttcaaaATACGAgtcatttaaaaattgaaaagagaGAATTACTTGACGAAATATATAATTAGATGTATGAAAGTTAGATTTTtatagaaattgaaaaaaattaaaattatcaccatcattaatataataaattatagtaaTTCAGGTTTAGTATTAGAAACATTATTTTacgttttattatattttaattatgtatatctatttatttgttgtaattatttgaattgaataaaatttaagtttgataatattttatgcaattagttcttttaatattttaattattttataatttattaccattaatattttttataataattctaatcgactatatatatttattgtatataattattcacATTAAagggaaaatatatatatagcatTTGTTAGATTATATTagatatgattttaaaaaattattaactcaATAAATAATGTTTCTAACACACTATTATCTAAACactattatgagataataaaaacttcttacataattttttttgttatggaatagtatatatatatatatatatatatatattttatagatataagtaattttattcaaaactcaaataagttcaatttaaaatttaagaccAACGAAGTCTCTATACTTTTGTTCGGGATAAAAGAAGtcctaatataatataatataatttttataataaaatattacttgttaataataaaatattattttttataatttaaaatattaaaatttagtattttaattaacataaaaatttaaaaatatataaatataataaataatttttaaaattataaaaataagttttatcatataaaaaatatttttattataaaaaaaatattattaaaaaataatattgtattAGATGAAGGCTTATTTGGTTCTTGAGTAATAATACATAGACTTAATTGgttcaaaattttgaattgaatttattttgccCTTGAGTAAAAGTATATGGGTTTAATTGGACTTATatcctttattttattatctgtTGGATCTAAGTATTCTAATCCTTATTTCGATGACTAATAAACAATTAGTGTGCTACTAATTTATCTTTAGAAGTGTTTGTGTTAATTCGTAGAccctaatttaaataaatagaattacttcattttcaaatatgaaaagtgtcAAGATTAGAAGTATACCACAAGAAAGAGACCAAAATGTAAATATTAGTTTATGCactgtaaattttaatttattaattgtgTTGGCTCAcgtttatttttcaaattctcaaatatataaatatggccaatttttgagaagttatTTTTaaggaccaaaatgaaatttgacATATAGAGATTTTTTTAAGATACTTTCCTATcaaataagaaattttaaattataagttaCAATAATTCAAATTGAATGAAAATTGAAAGTTTGTAACTTAAAATTTTGCCCTATAACTCTTTGAGGgaccaaaataaaatttgacaTATGGAGCCTTTTTGAAGATATTTTTCTATCAAACGAGAGATTTCAAGTTATAGGTTATaacaattcaaataaaataaattgaaagtttgtAACTTAAGTTTTTGCCTTATAACTCTTTGAGAgatcaaaatgaaaatttttaaattgagtgcttttaatttttttttttatcaaagtaaaagatattaaaatatatattataaagatTTAAACTTTCACATACTAAAACCTACGAATAGAAATAGATcaactattatatttaaattgtatCATACCAAAGTTAGAGTAATTAGTTTCAGGGGAGGTGCTAGTTTATCCATAGCCGTTTGATATACAATTCGCCTATAGGTAGAGCACTAAAAATTGTGTTTAGAGATTcaacttgcatttcatatagagttatatatacaaagataaaaataaaataagaatgaccagtaataatattttaatatctttaacctgtaataactaaattatagaaaatccaaataagaaaacaaacatatcttaaaataaagtatctaatgtgataagcaggtcggaatcaaattattttcgggaggtgcttaagggTTTCTCGACATGTTAGCTTGAGGTACTTATTAAAACCGACGTGCTTACCtaaatgaaatgaacttctaaaTGTTAAAAGTATAAGTTTAGTAGATCAATCTATGAAACTTCTAAATGTTAAAAGtgtaagtttagtaggtcaatttatgaatattgaaagtttaaaaaactaaattgaaacatgtggaaaagtttagtaggttaaagtgtgaatatgaaaagtttaaaagtaaatttcaaatttgatcTTCCatctttttttacttttttacctAAACCTATCATGTGTCACCTAGCTATACATAAAGACAtgactaagcatgaaagaaaaagttgtcTTTCATTTTCTCCATGCTTGCCGTACCTACACCAAAAAGAAAGGGAAAATTATTTTGCCTTCTTATCTTCCATTTCCACCATATTTCTCcataaagataaaattttcaTCCATACAAAATCCTTTCATAAGTAAAATAACCAGCAAAGGAATCATAGAAAAGGAGAGAAGTTTAGGTGCTTAAGTGGTAAGTgatagaaattgaaaattaagttattcaaacatattctttaatattttcaatcaattatatgttgttaaataaattaaaactcttgttttttaattttttgtaaagAACAAATTCGAAAGGAGAAAGGTATGTCAAAGGAGAAAGGTAAGGAAAAAGAGTAACTAAGGTATATCTAAAGATTTTGAAAAGAATTATGAAAAAGGTTTGATGATTGTATGAagttctgtttttcctttgattttctcatgaatatataaaattagggATTAGTTTTAATTGCTAGAAatgttcttttgattgtatGAATTtgtaatatgaatgttgaaatgaTGATTGGAAGGCTTAAATCAAATAGATACAACATgggagctaaaaacacaaaactggcagaataggtttcAATAGGACAACCTGTGTTAGAAGACTCATAACTTATtgtataattattgaaattaagcCTAATATGTACCAAATTAAAGTTAAGATAAAAAGCTAAAACTTTCCTAAAGTGACCAAATTCTAAATCTATAGCTAATTATATGTAAATTGCTAGTAAATCTAAATTGGTCATAAAAAATTGTGCATCCGAAATAGTCTGCATTTCTTAGACCATAACCAATTATTTACTTATTGAAATGAATTAAGACGAGTGCCAAATGAACTatgagaagtatacctaaaactttgtacaaGAAAGTTAAGCTTTAATCTATATGCAAATGTATGCATACGATATGTTTTGTTAGATTAAAAACAAATACTAAAACTGTACTGGTTAGAACCTGATTGGGTAGCttgcaaaaaaaaattcataatttaagttAGGAAGGTCAGAATTAGATGTAATATATCTTGTTAGAAAGCTAAGATATAAATATCCAAAATTCATGAGAAATGTGAGTCTAATTATGTccataaaatacttaaaaatgtgACATAATCTCAAGCAAAAACAAACCTAAATCTAAATGTTGACCTAAAAGGGATTGACATGTTAGCTTTGCGGCCAAATTACGCACGTGCTAACTTGACATGCCTGCTTTATGCACGTGCTAGCTTAATGGACTAAAACTTTACACACATGTTCTTGATGAAATAGTAATATGTTCATGACTGAATATGGTCTATTACACACATATGTATGCTCTTAAGGACTCTTTTTATCGACGTGTTTTCTTATTAATAAATAGTTCGACATATTTGcatctaaatgaataattttagtacaaataaataattaacaagTAAATATGCATTCTTGGCCCTAGTAAACCTCGGTAGGAGTTAAAGATAgaataagggtatggcatgccatatacagtttagcagtgctgcgccctaatgggctacatgatattatatttttgaCACACTATATGTCATACATTTTCTCGGCTTTTAAGCCATATAGGCACAGCATTCGGCTCCCAGGCCATACAGTTTGAcactttgtgctatacagaACAGTTTTTCCTTATCTAGCTAGTTGATCCTGCGAAGAGTCTATAGgggctaagatttaattatatgacttgttaatACTTTATAAACATGCACATAAGATAGTTATCAAAACATGAATGACCTTATAGTTATAAAATTGCATGACTTAATTTGTCCACTTTTCACCCATTGACACATAAAATTTTCACTcgttttataaaatgatttcgTTGTAACTGtcatgaatatttttatttatacttgAATGAATATATATTGTTATTCACTCATTGGGTATAAGTTCAGCGCATTGGACTTTTCCATGCGCAGGTAATAGATAAAGGAAACAACAATCAAGAggtctggttctgcatcagcacaaaaatatcatcataACCAGTTATTCACAATTTTTGTACAAGAGGTAATTtatgtttggcatgtacattagtAGTCTACCAATAGTCTGTAAATGAGTGTTAAAAATAGTAcgaatataaataaatgtgtttactattttaagttattatgttttatttatGGATTTAATAATGTAAAATAAGCAAATATCAAGATTTTATGACTATTTTCCATAGGGATAATTGCTGATAAGTAAGGGGAACTCTTGCAGTTTCTccctttaaaattattttgtgatttaacatgtatttaaacaaactaaataacaatttataatgtaaaaactaacttaagtccacatatataattgcatatagtatagtatgtAGCATCCTTTACTGAGTTATTTTATAGACGGGTAAGGGGAATTACATAAACGGATTGAAAATCTGAGTTTTATAGCCTAAttatacttttttaaatttaataaaatatttttgtgcCCCATAAAATCAATATTAGGCTGCCAAAAATAAAAGTAGAGGTAAAACTTCCAATATGCGGCCATCGAACATTggaactttaggccgccgaaagtctatTTTCAAGAAATTGTGTTGCGTTtactattttaagttattatattctatttatggatttaataatgtgaaataattaaatattgagattttatgACTATTTTCCATAGGGATAATTGCTTATAAGCAATGGGAACTCTTGCAGTTTCTCCCTTTAAAATTGTTTTGTGATTTAACATGCATTTAAACAAACtaaataacaatttataatGTAAAAGCTAACTTAAGTCCATATATataattgcatatagtataatatgtggcatcctttactGAGCTATTTTATAGACGGGTAAGGAGTGTTGCATAAACGGATTGAAAATCTGAGTTTTATAGCCTAATTgtgcttttttaaatttaatgaaatatttttgtgCCCCATAAAGTCAATATTAGGCTGCCGAAAATAAAAGTAGAGGCAAAACTTCCAATGTGCGACACCGAACATTGGAACTTTAAGCTGCTGAAAGTCTATTTTCAAGAAATTGTGTTTTCACCTCCAAAAGTTCGGTTGCCGAACTTTAACCCTAAACAGCTGAATCTAAGTTTTTCTGAGCACGAAATAATGACTATTTTAGTATACAAACaattctatttgcatttaatgcatctCCAACTGCTATGTTTATGttaaaactataaatataatgtgttttttatttgaaaaaacttACAATAACCATCTAAGCACACATTTATTGAGATTCAAGTTTTTCACACTCTTTTTCTCTCTAAACTTTAAGCCATagtattaatttcttgaaagctagtttgagttgtaattggtttgTCTTTTGAGATTGAGTGAAGGTTGTTGAGTGAATTTATTGCGTAGAGTATGATTTTGAGCTAAGGATTGCTCTTGTGAGAAAAGGAGGATTGTAAAGAGTAAGAGTTTTACTCTAGAATTGTAAGGGGTTTTAATCTTCACTCAAataagatttgatagtggaccAGGAGGGTTTGGAGGAGAGTACGTAGGCTTGGTATAGCTGAATCTCTATAAATAATTGTGTTTATTATCACTCTACCTTTCTTTCTAATCccttaatttgtttttttagcctttaattttttataaatccaATTCACCCCCCTCTAGGGTTGtttcaagggacaacaagtggtatTAGAGCTAGTCTTCTTTTCTAAAAGATTTAATCATCTTGGAATAAAGATCAAATGGCAACCCTCAATGCTAAAAAAGGTTAATCGATTGTGAGACCACCCTTCTTTGATGGGAATGGCTTTctatattgaaaaaatagaatataatattttctcaaatcggaaggagttgatttgtgggatATTGTAGAGAATGATTCTTTCTTTCCAATAAAAGTGGTAGAGGGAAAGCAATAACAAAAATCTAAGAGCGAATGGAGTGAACTAGAGAAGAAAAGAGTAGCATTTAATGATAAAGtcattcatattttattttgtgctcttagtagaagtgagtaaAACAAAGTATACATGGAGTCTAGTGCCAAGGAGATTGAGAatgctttggttgtcactcatgaaggtaccaatcaagttaaagaaaacaaaatgaAATCCCTCATTTAccaatatgagttgttcaaaatgaaatccgatgaaactattaaccaaatgtatgataggtttATTGAGATTattggagggatgaaatcttttgggaagacattcacaaatAAGGAATTGGTGAAGAAAATTCTTAATGTCTATCTAAGGA
This genomic window contains:
- the LOC110606257 gene encoding malonyl CoA-acyl carrier protein transacylase; amino-acid sequence: MRSLLQHPRILRPLSSPVNSSSSPLAFLMAYSLALPSVSLKNLSFTASDSLTGCHRNGIRGFGVENLTGSRLFMSLSVGTQTIGVVDDSLFADYKANFAFLFPGQGAQAVGMGKEAQSVPAAADLFQKANDILGYDLLELCTNGPKEKLDSTVISQPAIYVTSLAAVEVLRVRDGGQQIIDSVDVTCGLSLGEYTALAFAGAFSFEDGLKLVKLRGEAMQEAADAAKSAMVSVIGLDSDKVQQLCDAANQDVDEANKVQIANYLCPGNYAVSGGVKGVEAVEAKAKSFKARMTVRLAVAGAFHTSFMEPAVSRLEAALAATAIKPPRIPVISNVDAHPHADPATIKKILARQVTSPVQWETTVKTLLTKGLKKGYELGPGKVIAGIVKRMDKGAEIENVGA